The genome window TCTTGAACAGACGGCCCAGCGTGGCGCCGAGGTGCAGGGACTTGTCATCTTCGCCCTGGGCTTCGGGCAGCTTCTTAAAGAGGAAAATGAAAAAGAAGATGGCGACCACAATACCAATGGCGAAATACGGCCCTTGCAGCACGTCCAGATCGGCTTTCTGAATGCTTGTCCATTGGGAGGGATCGGTTTTGGAAATCAGCGTGCGCGCTTGCTCCTCATCGGGCGAGCCGTCAAGCACGGGGCTTTGCTCCCAGTTGACCTCCTTGTTTTTACTGATCTTGGTGGAGATGTTCTTCCTTTGTTTGTCCGTGAGGCTGGTATCAAGCGACTGCTTCTGGATGAGGGTCCACTTTTCAGCATCCGTGGTTTGGGTGTCGGAGGTAATGGCGAGGACTTTGCCCAGACGCTGGTGGTCGGCTTGGATGAGCGCCAGCGTTTCGGTCCAGTTGACGGCGGTCTTTTCCTCCAGGGATTTTTCGATGCCCGCCTTGGCTTTGCCGCCAACCCAGCTACCCAGTCCGAGTTCCTGGATTTTTGTCCATTTGACCGCATCGAGAGACATGCTGTCAGGGTTGAGTTTTTTGTTGGAGATGGAGATCTTGCTTTTATCGGATGTTTGGCTGACCTCGGAAATAAGCTTGTGCGCCTCGGCGGAGACAACCGGCGCCAGCTCGGGGTCGTGGATGACGGATGTCAGGTTGGAGAGGATGAAGACCATCGCGACAAACATCCCGCAGATCGAGCCCATGGGGTTGAACGACTGGGCGAGGTTGAGCCGACGCGTCGCTGTTTCCTGGGACCCCATGGACAGGATGTAGGGGTTGGCGGTGGTCTCAAGGAAAGACAGACCACAGGTCATGGTGAAGTAGGCTAACAGGAATGCCCAGAATGCCATCATCTGGCCCGCGATCGGGAAAAAGAGGGCCGAGACGGCGTACAGCGCCAAACCTACCAGGATGCCTTTTTTATAGGAATACTTCTTGATGAACAGCGCGGCCGGGATGGCCATGAAGCAGTAACCACCGTAAAAAGCCGCCTGCACAAGCGAGCTTTCGAAGTTGGTGATCAGCAGGATTTTTTTAAACGCCGCCACCATCGGGTTGGTGATGTCATTGGCAAATCCCCAGAGTGGAAAAAGAATGGTTACCAGAACAAATGGAATAAGATGCTTTTTTGAGACGACTTGCGGTTTGGATGGGTGCGGGTCTGACATGTTGATAGGTGTGTTATAGGGTGTAGTTTTCTAGGTGGAAAACAAGACTCCGTCAATCTGCGAAACAGATGACGGAGCCGGTGATGGTTCAGGGCAATGTGGCGAATGGGTTCATCAGGCGTTGGCAACATTCTTGAGCATCTCCTTGAGGGCGCGGGCAGAGGCTTGCAGACCTTGTTTTTCCTTCGGCCAGAGTTCGATCTGGATGTGCTTCTCGGCGCCGCCCTTACCGACGATGGTCGGCACGCTGAGGCAGACGTCCTTGATGCCGTAGCAGCCGGTCTGCAGGCTGGAGACGGGCAGCAGTTGCTTCTTGTCGAGAGCGATGGCGTGTACGGTCTCGGCGATGGTGGCACCGACGGCCCAGCCTGCTCCGCCTTTGCGGGAGATGACCTCGGCACCGGATTTCTTGGTGCGTTCGAAGACCTGGCGCTGGTAGTTGGCGTCACAGCCTTTGACACCTGAGAGTGGCAGGCCGCCGACGGTGGCGGACGACCAGACAGGGATCATCGAGTCGCCGTGCTCGCCGAGGATGAGGGCTTTCACCTGCGTTGGCGCGAGGTCGAGGTCGTTGGCGATCAGCGAGCGGAAACGGGCGGTGTCGAGCATGGTGCCGAGCCCGATGACCTGGGCGGAGGGCAGCCCGAGGAAACTCACCGCGAGGTGGGTCAGGATGTCGACGGGGTTGGAGACAACGAGCACCTTGGCGCAGGGTTTCATGCCGGCGGTCTTGATGCTGTTGAGAATCTGGGAAAAGAGACCGACGTTGCGGTTGATCAGGTCGAGACGGCTTTCATCCGGCTTGCGGCGAAGGCCGGCGGTGATGACAAAGATGTCCGAGTCGGCGGCGCGGCTGTAGTCGCCTGCGTAGATGCGCTGGTCGTGAAGACAGGAGGCGCCGTGGAGCAGGTCGAGTGCCTCGCCGTCGGCAAGGTCCTTGTTAGCGTCGAGGATCTGGATTTCGGAAACGATGCCTGCACACTGGAGGCAGATCGCTGCATTGGAGCCTACGCGGCCACCGCCGCCGATAATGGTTACTTTCATAGTGTTGCGTTTGTTAGATTGAACTGGATGATTGGGGCTGAGATTACAAGGAGACGCCGGGCTTGAAGTTTGAGTTGTCACAAACCATGCATTCACCGAGGCCGTCGCGGTGATCGTCCATGCCCAGGCTCTTGCGGATGTCGATCAGGTCCTGGCCCTGTTTCCCCGTCATGGTAAGCAGCTTACCGCGGTTGATTTGCGCCGCTACCGTGACAGTGTGGCAGAGAGCCTCGCAGTTTTCCATGCGCCAGTAGGCTTCCTCGACATGGGCACCCCAGGTGATGACACCGTGGTTGAGCATCAGCACACACATGTGGTTGACACCCGTTTCACCCACGATGCGGGCAACTTCGGGTGTTCCCGGAGTATCGTAGGGAGCCATGCCGATTTCGCCCAGAAAGACATCGGCTTCCGGAACCATGCAGAGGGGGGGGCGGACTCCGGCGACGGCGAAGGCGGTGGCGTGGGTCGGGTGGGCATGGCAGACAGCCTTGCACTTGGGCTGGCGTTTCATGATGGCAAGGTGCGTCATACACTCGCTGGTGCGGGGACGCTTGCCGGCGAGCTGTTTGGCATCCAGATTGACCAGGCACATGTCCTCGGGTTTCATAAACCCCTTGGAGATCAGGGTCGGGGTGCAGAGCACGAGGTTGTCACCCACGCGGATGGTGAAGTTGCCGCCGTTGCCATCGGTGTAATCACGTTCCCACATACGCCTCCCGAGGTCGCAGATGCGTTCTTTGAGCACGTGGATTTCAGGTGAG of Akkermansiaceae bacterium contains these proteins:
- a CDS encoding class II aldolase/adducin family protein; this translates as MKKVITAKQAEDMILSGKSPGSFTDDVILTPSAKDYLKSLEKPLHSRPNTPEVPVLPDYEYVWTPGGDPRTPGEILDFFYSPEIHVLKERICDLGRRMWERDYTDGNGGNFTIRVGDNLVLCTPTLISKGFMKPEDMCLVNLDAKQLAGKRPRTSECMTHLAIMKRQPKCKAVCHAHPTHATAFAVAGVRPPLCMVPEADVFLGEIGMAPYDTPGTPEVARIVGETGVNHMCVLMLNHGVITWGAHVEEAYWRMENCEALCHTVTVAAQINRGKLLTMTGKQGQDLIDIRKSLGMDDHRDGLGECMVCDNSNFKPGVSL
- a CDS encoding lactate/malate dehydrogenase family protein encodes the protein MKVTIIGGGGRVGSNAAICLQCAGIVSEIQILDANKDLADGEALDLLHGASCLHDQRIYAGDYSRAADSDIFVITAGLRRKPDESRLDLINRNVGLFSQILNSIKTAGMKPCAKVLVVSNPVDILTHLAVSFLGLPSAQVIGLGTMLDTARFRSLIANDLDLAPTQVKALILGEHGDSMIPVWSSATVGGLPLSGVKGCDANYQRQVFERTKKSGAEVISRKGGAGWAVGATIAETVHAIALDKKQLLPVSSLQTGCYGIKDVCLSVPTIVGKGGAEKHIQIELWPKEKQGLQASARALKEMLKNVANA
- the fucP gene encoding L-fucose:H+ symporter permease, whose product is MFVAMVFILSNLTSVIHDPELAPVVSAEAHKLISEVSQTSDKSKISISNKKLNPDSMSLDAVKWTKIQELGLGSWVGGKAKAGIEKSLEEKTAVNWTETLALIQADHQRLGKVLAITSDTQTTDAEKWTLIQKQSLDTSLTDKQRKNISTKISKNKEVNWEQSPVLDGSPDEEQARTLISKTDPSQWTSIQKADLDVLQGPYFAIGIVVAIFFFIFLFKKLPEAQGEDDKSLHLGATLGRLFKNSNYVGGVIAQAFYVGAQIMIWTFIIQYAGNELGMRASTAQGYNIVAMIIFVSSRFICTFLLKYVSPGGLLSALAVGGGALVLGLIFIKGMPGLYCLIGVSACMSLMFPTIYGIALDGLGDDAKLGAAGLIMAIGGGCLMPPLQASIMDKDAFEFGSMTLSSTRVSFVLPLICFVAIAIYGFLAHRKHIGEAKA